The sequence AGCGGCTGAGACCGGCCGGCGCGCCGTTCCACCCGGCCAGCTCGGCGGTGACCAGGTCGCGGACGGGTTCCGGCACCGAGCGGTGCCCGGCTCTGTCGACGGCGGCGGCGGCCCGGGCGAAGGCCTCGGCGATGTTGGCCGCACCGTCCGCCCAGGACAGGTCCGCCGGCGGCGGCGCGGCCGGCAGCAGGTCGAGAGAGGCACCCGGGGCGTGAGCCCTGCGGGCCGCCGGCCTCATGAACAGCCCGAGCAGCCGCATGAGCCCGGGGCGGACCCCGGCGGGCACCTGCGGCGGCACCGGGGACTCGTCGAGGAAGACGTTGACCATGCGGTTGAAGTACTGGAAGGTGACCGCCACCCCGACGAGCTCCGCGACCTGTTCCGCGGGGAGCGGCAGGTCGTGCCGGGCGGCCGCCTCCCGCGTGCCGCTCGCCCGCGCCCACGCGGCGATCCGGCGCACGCCGGGGTCGGCGATCGCCTCGATGCGGTCGCCGGCGATCTCGGCGGCGTAGTCTCCCCGCACGAGGCTGCCCAGCGTCGCGCTGTGCACGTCCACGCAGTACGGGCAGGTGTTGCCGAGCGACACCGCGGCGGCGACCGCCTCCTTGATCGCCCTGTTGACCGTCCCGTGTGCGAGGAGCGACTCCCGCAGTATCAGCCAGCAGGCCGCGAGGGGCTCCGGGGCGGGCGAGTGCAGGATCACCGGCGGCGCCAGCATGCCGAAGTCCCGTTCCGCCTGCTCGTAGACTCCCGCGACGATCTCCCGCGCAGCGCCTGGTCTGACCGGGGAGACATGGCGGACCTGAGACAGCGCGCTCC comes from Streptosporangium roseum DSM 43021 and encodes:
- a CDS encoding carboxymuconolactone decarboxylase family protein, with amino-acid sequence MGRILTPVARRSALSQVRHVSPVRPGAAREIVAGVYEQAERDFGMLAPPVILHSPAPEPLAACWLILRESLLAHGTVNRAIKEAVAAAVSLGNTCPYCVDVHSATLGSLVRGDYAAEIAGDRIEAIADPGVRRIAAWARASGTREAAARHDLPLPAEQVAELVGVAVTFQYFNRMVNVFLDESPVPPQVPAGVRPGLMRLLGLFMRPAARRAHAPGASLDLLPAAPPPADLSWADGAANIAEAFARAAAAVDRAGHRSVPEPVRDLVTAELAGWNGAPAGLSRSWVTDAVSGLPAAQRPAGRLALLTAMASYQVDQPVIDEFRRTEPGDRALIELTSWASLAAARRIGSWVLPARPDGPRQTAPDGCPVAARLS